The Actinosynnema mirum DSM 43827 genomic interval CGAGGAGGTCCTGCGTGGGCTGGTGCCAGGTCCAGCGCAGGTTGGTGGCGAGGGTGCCGAGCGCCGACAGCGGCTCGGGGAGGCTGGCTCGGACGGTGAACCGGCGTAGTGCTCGCATGGCGTCGGACCTTATCCCCCATCCAGCGGTGTCGGGCAATGGTCACCCGAACCGATGCAGTGAACGATCCAGCGCTACCAGCGGTGACGCCTCCCCGGCGGGCTTTCCGCAAACGGGCGGTCACCGCCGCCCCCGGAAGGGCTTTCGCCCGAACGGACCAGACCCCCCGGGTGGGTCGCGCTCCGCCGAGCACCGGCCGGGTCGGCCCCCCGCACGGGGTCGGTCGTCCGGGTGGCGCGGGCTCCGGCGGCGACCCGGCGCGCCGGTCCGTCCCAAGAGGACGGTCACCCGGCCGCGCCCCGACGACGGGAGGATCCACAGTGGACCGGACACCCCCGGTGCTCGACCGTCCGACCGAACGGCGCTCCCCCGTCGGGGCGGACCGCGCCCGGACGCGACCCGCCCCGCGGGGCGCCCCCGGACGGATCGGCCGCCGAAGCACCCCGGAGCGCCGCGCCGAAACGCCAGGTGCGCGCGCCGGAACGCTTGACACCGCAACGACCTCGCCCGCCGAGGGCCCGCCCCGGCGATCACCGCACCGGTGCGGTGATCGCCCCGCCTCCACTGTGGACGGGGCGGGAACCCGGTCGCGGCCCCGGCGACGCGCGGATGAAGGACGCCGTTCACCCCGCCGTGATCCGGCGGCCACCCGGAACAGCGAGACTGAGGCGAGGATCACGAGATGCACCCGATCGCCGAGTGTGTGATCGATCCGCACCGGGTAGTAATGCACAGGAGTCCCGGTGATGAGCGCCCTGTTCGAGGAGTGCAGACTTGGCGGGGCACGGCCCAGACGGAAGAGCCACACCAGCTGAGCCGCAGCACGGGGCCACGGTGCGGCGGTTCGTGGTCCCGCACTGCCGCGCAGTGCGGGGGCGCGTCACATCAAGGCGAGAGGGGCGCTGCCGATGAGCGGACGACTCGGTGTCGACGACGTCTCCCCAGCGGTGAGCTGCGGGCGCTACCCGGCGAAGGCCGTGGTCGGCGAGCACGTCCCGGTCCGGGCCACGGTGTGGCGCGAGGGCCACGACGCCGTGGCGGCCACCGTCGTGTGGCGCGGTCCCGAGGACCGCGTCGCCAGGCAGACCAGGATGTCCCCCGAGGGGATCGGCCTGGACCGCTGGGCGGCCGTGATCGCGCCCGACACCACCGGGGCCTGGACCTTCCGCGTCGACGCCTGGAGCGACCCGTGGTCGACCTGGCTGCACGCGGTGGAGGTCAAGGTCGCCGCGGGGCAGGGCGCCGACGAGCTGGCGAACGACCTGGAGACCGGCGCGCGGCTGCTCGACCGGGTCTCCCGCAGGCCGGACCGGCGCCGCGAGAAGCCGCTGCTGTCCAACGCCGCCGCCGCGCTGCGCGACGAGGGCAGGCCGCTGACCGAGCGGGTCGCCCCGGCGCTGGCCGCCGACGTGCGGCGGGTCATGCACGAGCACCCGGTGCGGGAGCTGGTCACCAAGGGCAAGCAGCACCGCGTCTGGGTGGACCGGGAGCGGGCCGCGTTCGGCTCCTGGTACGAGTTCTTCCCCCGCTCCACCGGCGGCGTCGACGAGTCCGGCGTCCCCGTGCACGGCACGTTCGTGACCGCCGCGCGCGAGCTGGACCGGGTGGCCGCGATGGGCTTCGACGTGGTGTACCTGCCGCCGATCCACCCGATCGGCCGGGTCAACCGCAAGGGCCCCAACAACACGCTGACCGCGACCGAGGACGACTGCGGCTCGCCGTGGGCGATCGGCTCGGACGAGGGCGGGCACGACGCGATCCACCCGGAGCTGGGCACGGAGGCCGACTTCGCGGCGTTCGTGAAGCGCGCCGCCGAGCTGGACATGGAGGTCGCGCTCGACCTCGCGCTCCAGGCCGCGCCGGACCACCCGTGGGTGCTCAAGCACCCGGAGTGGTTCACCACCCGCCCGGACGGCACGATCGCGTACGCGGAGAACCCGCCGAAGAAGTACCAGGACATCTACCCGGTCAACTTCGACAACGACCCGCAGGGCATCTACAACGAGGTGCTCCGGGTCGTGCTGCACTGGGTCGACCTGGGGGTGAAGGTCTTCCGGGTCGACAACCCGCACACCAAGCCTCCGGACTTCTGGGCGTGGCTGATCTGGACCGTGAAGGACCGGCACCCGGACGTGCTGTTCCTGGCCGAGGCGTTCACCCGCCCGGCGCGGCTGTACGGGCTGGCCAAGCTCGGGTTCACCCAGTCGTACACCTACTTCACCTGGCGCACCTCGAAGGAGGAGCTGACCGAGTTCGCGCTGGACCACCTCGCGCACTGGGACGAGGCCAGGCCGAACCTGTTCGTCAACACCCCGGACATCCTCCACGAGTCGCTCCAGCACGGCGGCCCCGGCACGTTCGCGCTGCGCGCGGCGCTGGCCGCCACGCTGTCGCCGACCTGGGGGGTGTACTCCGGCTACGAGCTGTTCGAGCACCAGGCGCTCAAGCCGGGCAGCGAGGAGTACCTGAACACGGAGAAGTTCCAGCTCCGGCCGCGCGACTACGCGGCGGCGGTGGCCGAGGGCCGCTCGCTGGAACCATGGCTGCGCAAGCTGAACGGCATCAGGCGGGCGCACCCGGCGCTGCGCCAGATGCGGACGCTGCGCTTCCACGAAGTCGACAACCCGGCCCTGATCGCCTACTCCAAGCAGGACCCGGCCACCGGTGACACGATCGTCGTGGTGGTCAGCCTCGACCCGAACGGGTCGCAGGAGGGGACCATCCGGCTCGACCTGCCCGCTCTCGGCATCGACTGGCACGAGCGCCTCATCGCGCACGACGAGGTCACCGGCGAGACGTGGGACTGGGGTCAGGCCAACTACGTGAAGCTCGAACCCTGGCGGGCGACGGCGCACATCGTCGCCGTGCAGCGCAGGTTCGCGGGCTAGCGATCACCGGTTAGCGCAGTACCCCCCGCGTCGCGCGGAACGCGGGGGGCGGTCGAGCGTACCCCCGATGAGGTGGGACGAGGTGGAGCATCATGCACGACGAGGAACCCCGACCCGACGCGGCACTCGGTCTGGACGGCATCCCGCACACCGGTGAGGCCATCGGTGCCGACGGGCTGCTGGTCGAACCCCAGGCCGAGGACTTCAAATCGGCCAGGGAGGTGCCGCGCGACCAGGCCTGGTACAAGGGCGCGGTGTTCTACGAGGTGCTGGTGCGCGCCTTCTCCGACTCGAACGGGGACGGCACCGGCGACCTGAGGGGTCTGGCCTCGCGGCTGGACTACCTGGAGTGGCTCGGCGTCGACTGCCTCTGGCTGCCGCCGTTCTACGCCTCGCCGCTGCGCGACGGCGGCTACGACATCAGCGACTTCCGGGCGGTGCTGCCGGAGTTCGGCACCGTCGACGACTTCGTGTACCTGCTGGACGAGGCGCACCGCCGGGGCATCCGGGTGATCACCGACCTGGTGCTCAACCACACCTCGGACGCGCACCCGTGGTTCCAGCAGTCGCGCGCCGAGCCGGACGGCCCGTACGGCGAGTACTACGTGTGGAGCGACGACGACTCGCGCTACGCGGACGCGCGCGTCATCTTCGTGGACACCGAGTCCTCGAACTGGACGTACGACCCGGTGCGCGGCCAGTTCTTCTGGCACCGGTTCTTCTCGCACCAGCCGGACCTCAACTTCGAGAACCCGGACGTGCAGGAGGCGATGCTCGACATCCTGCGGTTCTGGCTGGACCTGGGCATCGACGGGTTCCGCCTGGACGCCGTGCCCTACCTGTTCGAGCAGGAGGGCACGAACTGCGAGAACCTGCCGCGCACGCACGACTTCCTCAAGCGCTGCCGCAAGGTCGTCGACGACGAGTACCCCGGCCGGGTGCTGCTGGCCGAGGCGAACCAGTGGCCCGCGGACGTGGTGGAGTACTTCGGCGACCCCGAGGTGGGCGGCGACGAGTGCCACATGGCGTTCCACTTCCCGCTGATGCCGCGCATCTTCATGGCGGTGCGCCGCGAGTCCCGCTTCCCGATCTCGGAGATCCTGGCCCAGACGCCGAGCATCCCGGACGGCTCCCAGTGGGGCATCTTCCTGCGCAACCACGACGAGCTGACCTTGGAGATGGTCACCGACGAGGAGCGCGACTACATGTACGCGGAGTATGCCAAGGACCCGCGGATGAAGGCGAACATCGGCATCCGCCGCAGGCTGGCCCCGCTGCTGGAGAACGACCGGAACCAGCAGGAGCTGTTCACGGCGATGCTGCTGTCGCTGCCCGGCTCGCCGGTGCTGTACTACGGCGACGAGATCGGCATGGGCGACAACATCTGGCTGGGCGACCGCGACGGCGTGCGCACCCCGATGCAGTGGACGCCCGACCGGAACGCGGGCTTCTCCGGCTGCGATCCGGGTCGGCTGTACCTGCCGGTGATCATGGACCCGGTGTACGGCTACCAGGCGCTCAACGTCGAGGCGCAGCTGAACAACCAGTCCTCGCTGCTGAACTGGACCCGGCGGATGATCGAGATCCGCAAGCAGCACCACGCGTTCGCGGAGGGCGACTTCGACGACCTGGGCGGCTCGAACCCGAGCGTGCTGGCCTACCGGCGGCGCTGGGCGCGGCCGGACGGCCAGGA includes:
- a CDS encoding maltotransferase domain-containing protein; the encoded protein is MSGRLGVDDVSPAVSCGRYPAKAVVGEHVPVRATVWREGHDAVAATVVWRGPEDRVARQTRMSPEGIGLDRWAAVIAPDTTGAWTFRVDAWSDPWSTWLHAVEVKVAAGQGADELANDLETGARLLDRVSRRPDRRREKPLLSNAAAALRDEGRPLTERVAPALAADVRRVMHEHPVRELVTKGKQHRVWVDRERAAFGSWYEFFPRSTGGVDESGVPVHGTFVTAARELDRVAAMGFDVVYLPPIHPIGRVNRKGPNNTLTATEDDCGSPWAIGSDEGGHDAIHPELGTEADFAAFVKRAAELDMEVALDLALQAAPDHPWVLKHPEWFTTRPDGTIAYAENPPKKYQDIYPVNFDNDPQGIYNEVLRVVLHWVDLGVKVFRVDNPHTKPPDFWAWLIWTVKDRHPDVLFLAEAFTRPARLYGLAKLGFTQSYTYFTWRTSKEELTEFALDHLAHWDEARPNLFVNTPDILHESLQHGGPGTFALRAALAATLSPTWGVYSGYELFEHQALKPGSEEYLNTEKFQLRPRDYAAAVAEGRSLEPWLRKLNGIRRAHPALRQMRTLRFHEVDNPALIAYSKQDPATGDTIVVVVSLDPNGSQEGTIRLDLPALGIDWHERLIAHDEVTGETWDWGQANYVKLEPWRATAHIVAVQRRFAG
- the treS gene encoding maltose alpha-D-glucosyltransferase — translated: MHDEEPRPDAALGLDGIPHTGEAIGADGLLVEPQAEDFKSAREVPRDQAWYKGAVFYEVLVRAFSDSNGDGTGDLRGLASRLDYLEWLGVDCLWLPPFYASPLRDGGYDISDFRAVLPEFGTVDDFVYLLDEAHRRGIRVITDLVLNHTSDAHPWFQQSRAEPDGPYGEYYVWSDDDSRYADARVIFVDTESSNWTYDPVRGQFFWHRFFSHQPDLNFENPDVQEAMLDILRFWLDLGIDGFRLDAVPYLFEQEGTNCENLPRTHDFLKRCRKVVDDEYPGRVLLAEANQWPADVVEYFGDPEVGGDECHMAFHFPLMPRIFMAVRRESRFPISEILAQTPSIPDGSQWGIFLRNHDELTLEMVTDEERDYMYAEYAKDPRMKANIGIRRRLAPLLENDRNQQELFTAMLLSLPGSPVLYYGDEIGMGDNIWLGDRDGVRTPMQWTPDRNAGFSGCDPGRLYLPVIMDPVYGYQALNVEAQLNNQSSLLNWTRRMIEIRKQHHAFAEGDFDDLGGSNPSVLAYRRRWARPDGQEDIVLCVNNLSRFPQPVELDLGEHRGLRPVELTGGVRFPQIGELSYLLTLPGHGFYWFQLVAAGDDGESSR